One Monomorium pharaonis isolate MP-MQ-018 chromosome 4, ASM1337386v2, whole genome shotgun sequence DNA segment encodes these proteins:
- the LOC105831604 gene encoding putative leucine-rich repeat-containing protein DDB_G0290503 isoform X1, with the protein MEAGPGLSLFQGSESIQLNAQGLEEDEEQEDKRRLNEEIQDRLDKEFNDLENDDDASSINSSHFQDDSTRDDTDHPDTMVNSGVELMTSAKGQIAVVPHLQKEFGGVYDRLENLNSYDCVDNLNSYDRDVIMNHRSDSETGGSTAQSDFDLYKTPYDNNRFNDSNSTVLETPYELTKPPTGYVRKMHPQEEYTFGENYPCNYETPSNHYNTHVPRKYSNNGINEAYENNVQSKQIHEFGGGDNATSDHMNHCYKTSPNGRPIDDDVAYKVAEYNSKEQLEVMYMVRMREINRLTEELQQLQLEKEDEKSQMSRKLMLLQAEVDRTSISRNQAQEALVDAKAEIANLQMQMESLKEKNAVLEKTNQNITEEFNIARGSVTDLQQKIAVLERAQAFQTNDKTHEKFLKQAQEKHAVEMKNMQTQIDVLTDKLNAKLLNKDTDNNSIWETSCVTLEHKLDDARRAHEALMVEKGDTMNRLAQALQDSQTQCRNLMATNNTQQVMQLQAQVKMLTQEKEDLYKNVQELQNKLELAKSDVAQYDSLLATALEEESDSIRQMKLGELYNKSKSKPVDDVTNKLRGELHRCLAGQAVKRKEINRLENTLAQKEKELNKALMSVDTYRQEAVQYAKRTNELEEELRSVLTDEAVKANAKIQKLSDHLNEVRKQYDLMRDKNIDLEQKLKEALAVNQEKLKRMHQEIMEQQEKEVIDEYNKEYLEIHAKAIERVKQESQMEIVQLSVQLEQTQKELDRVKKMYIDVCGTKEQLINEHKNEIKMLKNKYTAVELHQKDVEKLENELQTQVKLCNKLTEECEDFKTKIIELEKDLVSEKRKKEDYLKKIHLEIERTKEEALHELRNAHPNQEISFLLPDHCSEHLEKINQLEEDYKRLEEKLQIAVQEQKKLSEYQTELDDAKLKIAQMEITQESWKKKYEKVTGERKDLLAKVSKLDLELLNLKRTKLEDSDDVKLKIARFQAENETLKNQCENLLSEKNNYKEKILELETDLLDTRKKVSNFEERLRKSSDSTVNSKNELEKELSHYKDLVTQLSRLNNSKEGRVNELVVLEQRIQQFEHDLRNKDEKLNRLLKDYKMIKDERDQLVIKLRDQAKQFEQYVKSQNKVSAELNLSPRSTGDNTDFQKMKEITAKEMREEMEQRVAKELREIGEQNRKIKKELEGKYKTTVLELQKKCNEKDHEMKILREGITTEKMKMVSRVSQIVKNKLETFNQELQVQKQHIEKLQMDLKKKENQIEEDRNYIAEIMIKWATELKESETKEREKEEEIQKLKSIEEKLNGEIKQLLDKQMHVKDKYRKAKQTANNYKSYAKKNREFLSRECKRIQEGYQKAIEEAQQNCLAHDEQYATKAKKLKHQYAEKEQQMRLTLKYKDKC; encoded by the exons ATGGAGGCGGGCCCGGGTCTGAGCCTGTTCCAGGGCTCGGAGAGCATACAATTGAACGCCCAGGGACTCGAGGAGGACGAGGAGCAGGAAGACAAGAGACGACTCAACGAGGAG ATTCAGGATCGTCTGGATAAGGAGTTTAATGATTTGGAAAATGATGACGATGCCAGCTCCATCAACAGCAGTCATTTTCAAGATGATAGCACTAGGGACGACACCGATCATCCTGATACGATGGTCAACTCTGGTGTGGAATTGATGACGTCCGCCAAAGGCCAGATAGCAGTAGTGCCACATTTGCAGAAAGAGTTTGGAGGTGTTTATGATCGGTTGGAGAATTTGAATAGTTATGATTGCGTGGATAATTTGAACAGTTACGATCGCGATGTGATCATGAATCATAGATCCGACTCTGAGACCGGTGGTAGTACCGCGCAATCCGACTTTGATCTATACAAAACACCGTACGATAACAATAGATTTAATGACAGTAACAGCACTGTACTGGAAACGCCATACGAATTGACAAAACCGCCGACTGGATACGTACGTAAGATGCACCCGCAAGAAGAGTACACATTCGGCGAAAATTATCCCTGTAACTACGAGACGCCATCCAATCATTACAATACTCACGTACCCCGGAAATACTCCAATAACGGTATTAATGAAgcatatgaaaataatgtacaaagtAAGCAGATTCATGAGTTTGGCGGAGGCGACAACGCTACATCGGATCACATGAATCATTGCTATAAGACTAGTCCGAATGGCAGACCAATAGATGACGACGTAGCGTACAAAGTGGCGGAATACAACAGTAAGGAACAATTGGAGGTAATGTATATGGTTCGAATGAGGGAGATCAACCGTTTGACGGAAGAGCTGCAGCAATTGCAGCTGGAAAAGGAGGACGAGAAGAGTCAAATGAGCAGAAAATTGATGCTGCTACAGGCAGAAGTTGATAGAACCAGCATATCGAGGAATCAAGCACAAGAAGCATTgg ttgATGCTAAGGCCGAGATAGCGAATCTGCAAATGCAAATGGAATCactgaaagagaaaaatgcagTTTTGGAGAAGACAAATCAAAAC ATAACGGAAGAATTTAATATCGCGAGAGGCTCTGTCACAGATTTGCAACAGAAGATTGCCGTTTTGGAAAGAGCACAGGCGTTCCAAACGAATGACAAGACACATGAAAAGTTTTTGAAGCAGGCTCAAGAGAAGCACGCGgttgaaatgaaaaatatgcAGACTCAGATAGATGTTCTTACGGATAAATTAAACGCCAAG CTGCTCAATAAGGACACCGACAACAATAGTATTTGG gaaACGTCATGTGTTACTCTTGAACATAAATTGGATGATGCACGAAGAGCGCATGAGGCTCTCATGGTAGAGAAGGGTGACACCATGAATCGATTGGCACAAGCATTGCAAGACAGTCAAACCCAATGTCGCAATCTCATGGCCACTAATAACACTCAACAAGTGATGCAGTTGCAAGCGCAAGTGAAAATGTTAACTCAGGAAAAAgaagatttgtataaaaacGTACAAGAGCTGCag aaCAAACTAGAATTAGCTAAAAGCGACGTAGCGCAATACGATTCGTTATTGGCTACTGCTTTGGAAGAGGAATCTGACTCAATTAGACAGATGAAATTAGGTGAActgtataataaatcaaaatcgaAACCTGTTGATGATGTCACAAACAAATTGAGAGGTGAACTACATAG GTGTCTAGCTGGTCAAGCTGTcaagagaaaagaaataaatcgtTTAGAGAATACTCTGGCacagaaagaaaaggaattgAACAAAGCTTTGATGTCGGTTGATACTTACCGCCAGGAAGCGGTACAGTATGCCAAGCGAACTAATGAATTGGAGGAAGAATTGAGATCTGTATTAACAGACGAGGCCGTGAAAGCAAATGCTAAGATACAAAAACTTTCGGATCATTTGAATGAAGTGAGGAAGCAGTACGATTTGATGCGCGATAAGAATATTGATTTGGAACAAAAATTGAAGGAGGCCTTAGCCGTTAATCAGGAAAAACTTAAAAGAATGCATCAGGAGATTATGGAGCAACAAGAAAAAGAAGTTATTGATGAGTATAATAAAGAGTACCTGGAGATACATGCTAAAGCCATAGAGAGAGTGAAGCAAGAATCACAAATGGAAATAGTACAATTGTC tgtacAATTAGAGCAAACGCAAAAAGAGTTAGatcgtgtaaaaaaaatgtatatagatGTCTGCGGAACAAaagaacaattaataaacGAGCACAAAAACGAAattaaaatgctgaaaaataaatacactgcaGTGGAATTGCATCAGAAGGATGTGGAGAAATTAGAGAACGAATTACAAACGCAGGTTAAATTGTGTAATAAGTTAACTGAAGAATGCGAAGACTTTAAAaccaaaataattgaattagaaaaagatctggtttctgaaaaaagaaaaaaggaggaTTATCTGAAAAAGATACATTTAGAGATAGAAAGGA CAAAAGAAGAAGCGTTACATGAATTGCGAAATGCGCACCCAAATCAAGAAATCAGTTTTCTTCTGCCAGATCATTGTTCTgaacatttagaaaaaattaatcag CTGGAGGAAGATTATAAGCGTTTAGAAGAGAAGCTTCAAATTGCTGTGCAAGAACAGAAAAAATTATCCGAGTATCAAACCGAATTGGACGACGCCAAATTGAAAATAGCACAAATGGAGATCACTCAGGAATCgtggaaaaagaaatatgagaAAGTTACCGGTGAGAGGAAGGATCTTCTTGCAAAAGTTTCCAAATTAGACTTGGAACTGTTGAATTTGAAACGCACGAAGTTGGAAGATTCGGATgacgtaaaattaaaaattgctcgGTTCCAAGCGGAGAACGAGACATTGAAAAATCAATGTGAGAATCTGCTCAGcgagaaaaacaattataaagagAAGATCTTGGAGTTGGAAACGGATCTCCTTGACACGAGAAAGAAAGTTAGCAATTTTGAAGAAAGATTACGGAAAAGCAGCGACAGTACAGTTAATTCTAAGAATGAGTTGGAGAAGGAACTTTCTCATTACAAGGATTTAGTCACACAATTATCCAGGCTGAATAACTCGAAAGAAGGACGCGTGAATGAATTAGTGGTACTGGAGCAGAGGATACAACAATTCGAACATGATTTACGAAACAAGGACGAAAAACTGAACAGACtgttaaaagattataaaatgataaaagacGAAAGAGATCAGCTGGTAATAAAATTGCGAGATCAGGCCAAACAGTTTGAGCAATATGTCAAGAGTCAGAATAAAGTGTCCGCAGAATTGAATCTGTCCCCTCGCAGCACGGGTGACAACACGGACTTTCAGAAGATGAAAGAAATTACGGCAAAAGAGATGCGAGAAGAAATGGAGCAAAGAGTAGCAAAGGAGCTCCGAGAAATCGGAGAGCAGAatagaaagataaagaaagaattaGAAGGGAAGTACAAAACTACCGTATTAGAGTTGCAAAAGAAATGCAACGAGAAGGATCATGAGATGAAAATTCTGCGAGAGGGAATAACAACAGAGAAAATGAAAATGGTCAGTCGAGTTAGTCAAattgtaaagaataaattagagACCTTCAATCAAGAACTGCAAGTGCAAAAGCAGCATATCGAGAAACTGCAGATGGATTTGAAGAAAAAGGAGAATCAAATTGAAGAGGACAGAAACTACATAGCCGAGATAATGATCAAATGGGCCACTGAACTGAAAGAGAGTGAAActaaggaaagagagaaagaggaggagatACAGAAATTGAAATCTATCGAGGAAAAACTGAACGGTGAGATCAAGCAATTGTTAGATAAACAGATGCATGTGAAAGATAAATATCGAAAGGCGAAACAGACCGCGAATAATTACAAG AGTTATGCGAAGAAAAATCGGGAGTTTTTGTCGCGTGAGTGTAAACGTATCCAGGAAGGATACCAAAAAGCCATCGAAGAAGCACAACAAAATTGTCTGGCGCATGATGAGCAGTATGCCACGAAAGCCAAGAAACTTAAGCATCAGTATGCAGAAAAAGAGCAACAAATGCGACTTACACTGAAGTACAAAGATAAATGTTGA
- the LOC105831599 gene encoding lysosomal Pro-X carboxypeptidase, which translates to MYLWTLLLFCVATLCRSTVQLTLQGEFVRSWANNQDISSRGARYKYEIRTIDMRVDHFSFAVQDTFKLRYLINDTWQKEEDAPIFFYTGNEGNIEVFADNTGFIWETAPQFNALVVFAEHRYYGESLPYGNRSFADPRHLGYLTSQQALADYVQLIEHLKMQQRYKRSPVIAFGGSYGGMLSAWIRMKYPHLVQGAIAASAPLLQFTGVVECEAFARIATSDYRTANPTCPQLIRKTWGTIDNVTSTDEGKKWLSDNWKLCNPLKATEHVKKLKDFLQDILINLAMVDYPYEANFLAHLPANPINVFCQHLTNASLTGKPLLSAFYRAVSVYTNYTGKAACISINSSETNLGADQGWDYQACTEMVMPNCPDGVNDMFEPEKWSLTDYNNTCFKKYSVSSQPYQICQQYGCEDFTSATNIVFSNGLLDPWTSGGVMRNFSESVISILIPDAAHHLDLRETNPNDPYAVLLTRKFHRLSIKKWIQEYHNRIGNF; encoded by the exons ATGTACCTATGGACACTGCTGTTATTCTGCGTAGCCACGCTTTGCCGGTCGACGGTCCAGCTGACACTTCAAGGCGAATTCGTCAGGAGTTGGGCCAATAATCAAGACATATCATCACGAGGCGCTAGATATAAATATGAGATCAGGACAATTGACATGCGC GTGGATCACTTTAGCTTCGCCGTGCAGGACACTTTCAAATTGAGATATCTCATAAACGACACTTGGCAAAAAGAGGAAGATGCTCCTATATTCTTCTACACCGGAAATGAAGGCAACATCGAAGTTTTCGCAGACAATACG GGCTTTATATGGGAAACCGCACCTCAATTCAACGCGTTAGTAGTATTTGCCGAGCACCGTTACTATGGCGAATCGCTGCCTTATGGGAACCGATCCTTCGCGGATCCGCGGCATCTCGGCTATCTAACGTCTCAACAGGCTCTAGCTGATTACGTGCAACTTATTGAACATCTAAAGATGCAACAAAGATATAAGCGCAGTCCAGTCATAGCTTTTGGTGGCTCGTACGGTGGTATGCTCAGTGCTTGGATACGCATGAAGTATCCCCACCTTGTTCAGGG CGCGATCGCGGCTTCCGCACCACTTCTACAGTTCACTGGTGTCGTGGAGTGCGAGGCATTCGCTCGGATAGCAACCTCGGACTATCGTACCGCGAATCCAACGTGCCCGCAGCTTATCCGGAAGACGTGGGGCACAATTGACAACGTAACTTCCACCG ATGAGGGTAAAAAGTGGCTGTCGGACAATTGGAAGCTGTGCAATCCGCTAAAAGCCACAGAGCATGTCAAGAAATTGAAAGATTTTTTGCAAGACATTTTGATAAACCTGGCCATGGTCGATTATCCGTACGAGGCTAACTTTTTAGCGCATCTACCCGCCAATCCGATTAAT GTTTTTTGCCAACATTTAACAAACGCGTCGTTGACGGGAAAACCGCTATTATCGGCATTTTATCGAGCTGTTAGCGTTTACACGAATTATACCGGGAAAGCGGCCTGCATTTCCATAAACAGTTCGGAAACAAACTTGGGCGCGGATCAAGGATGGGATTATCAGGCATGCACAGAAATGGTGATGCCGAACTGCCCTGATGGTGTCAACGATATGTTTGAGCCAGAAAAGTGGAGCCTCacagattataataatacttgtTTCAAGAAATATTCCGTATCGTCCCAACCTTATCAGATTTGTCAGCAATACGGTTGCGAAGATTTTACCAGCGCAACTAACATTGTTTTCAG taacgGATTGCTGGATCCATGGACAAGCGGAGGTGTGATGCGCAATTTCTCCGAGTCGGTGATTTCGATACTGATCCCGGATGCCGCACATCATCTCGACTTACGAGAGACTAATCCTAACGATCCATACGCTGTTCTTCTGACGCGCAAGTTTCATCGGTTGTCGATTAAGAAATGGATTCAGGAATATCACAATAGAATaggaaacttttaa
- the LOC105831604 gene encoding centrosomal protein of 152 kDa isoform X2, protein MEAGPGLSLFQGSESIQLNAQGLEEDEEQEDKRRLNEEIQDRLDKEFNDLENDDDASSINSSHFQDDSTRDDTDHPDTMVNSGVELMTSAKGQIAVVPHLQKEFGGVYDRLENLNSYDCVDNLNSYDRDVIMNHRSDSETGGSTAQSDFDLYKTPYDNNRFNDSNSTVLETPYELTKPPTGYVRKMHPQEEYTFGENYPCNYETPSNHYNTHVPRKYSNNGINEAYENNVQSKQIHEFGGGDNATSDHMNHCYKTSPNGRPIDDDVAYKVAEYNSKEQLEVMYMVRMREINRLTEELQQLQLEKEDEKSQMSRKLMLLQAEVDRTSISRNQAQEALVDAKAEIANLQMQMESLKEKNAVLEKTNQNITEEFNIARGSVTDLQQKIAVLERAQAFQTNDKTHEKFLKQAQEKHAVEMKNMQTQIDVLTDKLNAKETSCVTLEHKLDDARRAHEALMVEKGDTMNRLAQALQDSQTQCRNLMATNNTQQVMQLQAQVKMLTQEKEDLYKNVQELQNKLELAKSDVAQYDSLLATALEEESDSIRQMKLGELYNKSKSKPVDDVTNKLRGELHRCLAGQAVKRKEINRLENTLAQKEKELNKALMSVDTYRQEAVQYAKRTNELEEELRSVLTDEAVKANAKIQKLSDHLNEVRKQYDLMRDKNIDLEQKLKEALAVNQEKLKRMHQEIMEQQEKEVIDEYNKEYLEIHAKAIERVKQESQMEIVQLSVQLEQTQKELDRVKKMYIDVCGTKEQLINEHKNEIKMLKNKYTAVELHQKDVEKLENELQTQVKLCNKLTEECEDFKTKIIELEKDLVSEKRKKEDYLKKIHLEIERTKEEALHELRNAHPNQEISFLLPDHCSEHLEKINQLEEDYKRLEEKLQIAVQEQKKLSEYQTELDDAKLKIAQMEITQESWKKKYEKVTGERKDLLAKVSKLDLELLNLKRTKLEDSDDVKLKIARFQAENETLKNQCENLLSEKNNYKEKILELETDLLDTRKKVSNFEERLRKSSDSTVNSKNELEKELSHYKDLVTQLSRLNNSKEGRVNELVVLEQRIQQFEHDLRNKDEKLNRLLKDYKMIKDERDQLVIKLRDQAKQFEQYVKSQNKVSAELNLSPRSTGDNTDFQKMKEITAKEMREEMEQRVAKELREIGEQNRKIKKELEGKYKTTVLELQKKCNEKDHEMKILREGITTEKMKMVSRVSQIVKNKLETFNQELQVQKQHIEKLQMDLKKKENQIEEDRNYIAEIMIKWATELKESETKEREKEEEIQKLKSIEEKLNGEIKQLLDKQMHVKDKYRKAKQTANNYKSYAKKNREFLSRECKRIQEGYQKAIEEAQQNCLAHDEQYATKAKKLKHQYAEKEQQMRLTLKYKDKC, encoded by the exons ATGGAGGCGGGCCCGGGTCTGAGCCTGTTCCAGGGCTCGGAGAGCATACAATTGAACGCCCAGGGACTCGAGGAGGACGAGGAGCAGGAAGACAAGAGACGACTCAACGAGGAG ATTCAGGATCGTCTGGATAAGGAGTTTAATGATTTGGAAAATGATGACGATGCCAGCTCCATCAACAGCAGTCATTTTCAAGATGATAGCACTAGGGACGACACCGATCATCCTGATACGATGGTCAACTCTGGTGTGGAATTGATGACGTCCGCCAAAGGCCAGATAGCAGTAGTGCCACATTTGCAGAAAGAGTTTGGAGGTGTTTATGATCGGTTGGAGAATTTGAATAGTTATGATTGCGTGGATAATTTGAACAGTTACGATCGCGATGTGATCATGAATCATAGATCCGACTCTGAGACCGGTGGTAGTACCGCGCAATCCGACTTTGATCTATACAAAACACCGTACGATAACAATAGATTTAATGACAGTAACAGCACTGTACTGGAAACGCCATACGAATTGACAAAACCGCCGACTGGATACGTACGTAAGATGCACCCGCAAGAAGAGTACACATTCGGCGAAAATTATCCCTGTAACTACGAGACGCCATCCAATCATTACAATACTCACGTACCCCGGAAATACTCCAATAACGGTATTAATGAAgcatatgaaaataatgtacaaagtAAGCAGATTCATGAGTTTGGCGGAGGCGACAACGCTACATCGGATCACATGAATCATTGCTATAAGACTAGTCCGAATGGCAGACCAATAGATGACGACGTAGCGTACAAAGTGGCGGAATACAACAGTAAGGAACAATTGGAGGTAATGTATATGGTTCGAATGAGGGAGATCAACCGTTTGACGGAAGAGCTGCAGCAATTGCAGCTGGAAAAGGAGGACGAGAAGAGTCAAATGAGCAGAAAATTGATGCTGCTACAGGCAGAAGTTGATAGAACCAGCATATCGAGGAATCAAGCACAAGAAGCATTgg ttgATGCTAAGGCCGAGATAGCGAATCTGCAAATGCAAATGGAATCactgaaagagaaaaatgcagTTTTGGAGAAGACAAATCAAAAC ATAACGGAAGAATTTAATATCGCGAGAGGCTCTGTCACAGATTTGCAACAGAAGATTGCCGTTTTGGAAAGAGCACAGGCGTTCCAAACGAATGACAAGACACATGAAAAGTTTTTGAAGCAGGCTCAAGAGAAGCACGCGgttgaaatgaaaaatatgcAGACTCAGATAGATGTTCTTACGGATAAATTAAACGCCAAG gaaACGTCATGTGTTACTCTTGAACATAAATTGGATGATGCACGAAGAGCGCATGAGGCTCTCATGGTAGAGAAGGGTGACACCATGAATCGATTGGCACAAGCATTGCAAGACAGTCAAACCCAATGTCGCAATCTCATGGCCACTAATAACACTCAACAAGTGATGCAGTTGCAAGCGCAAGTGAAAATGTTAACTCAGGAAAAAgaagatttgtataaaaacGTACAAGAGCTGCag aaCAAACTAGAATTAGCTAAAAGCGACGTAGCGCAATACGATTCGTTATTGGCTACTGCTTTGGAAGAGGAATCTGACTCAATTAGACAGATGAAATTAGGTGAActgtataataaatcaaaatcgaAACCTGTTGATGATGTCACAAACAAATTGAGAGGTGAACTACATAG GTGTCTAGCTGGTCAAGCTGTcaagagaaaagaaataaatcgtTTAGAGAATACTCTGGCacagaaagaaaaggaattgAACAAAGCTTTGATGTCGGTTGATACTTACCGCCAGGAAGCGGTACAGTATGCCAAGCGAACTAATGAATTGGAGGAAGAATTGAGATCTGTATTAACAGACGAGGCCGTGAAAGCAAATGCTAAGATACAAAAACTTTCGGATCATTTGAATGAAGTGAGGAAGCAGTACGATTTGATGCGCGATAAGAATATTGATTTGGAACAAAAATTGAAGGAGGCCTTAGCCGTTAATCAGGAAAAACTTAAAAGAATGCATCAGGAGATTATGGAGCAACAAGAAAAAGAAGTTATTGATGAGTATAATAAAGAGTACCTGGAGATACATGCTAAAGCCATAGAGAGAGTGAAGCAAGAATCACAAATGGAAATAGTACAATTGTC tgtacAATTAGAGCAAACGCAAAAAGAGTTAGatcgtgtaaaaaaaatgtatatagatGTCTGCGGAACAAaagaacaattaataaacGAGCACAAAAACGAAattaaaatgctgaaaaataaatacactgcaGTGGAATTGCATCAGAAGGATGTGGAGAAATTAGAGAACGAATTACAAACGCAGGTTAAATTGTGTAATAAGTTAACTGAAGAATGCGAAGACTTTAAAaccaaaataattgaattagaaaaagatctggtttctgaaaaaagaaaaaaggaggaTTATCTGAAAAAGATACATTTAGAGATAGAAAGGA CAAAAGAAGAAGCGTTACATGAATTGCGAAATGCGCACCCAAATCAAGAAATCAGTTTTCTTCTGCCAGATCATTGTTCTgaacatttagaaaaaattaatcag CTGGAGGAAGATTATAAGCGTTTAGAAGAGAAGCTTCAAATTGCTGTGCAAGAACAGAAAAAATTATCCGAGTATCAAACCGAATTGGACGACGCCAAATTGAAAATAGCACAAATGGAGATCACTCAGGAATCgtggaaaaagaaatatgagaAAGTTACCGGTGAGAGGAAGGATCTTCTTGCAAAAGTTTCCAAATTAGACTTGGAACTGTTGAATTTGAAACGCACGAAGTTGGAAGATTCGGATgacgtaaaattaaaaattgctcgGTTCCAAGCGGAGAACGAGACATTGAAAAATCAATGTGAGAATCTGCTCAGcgagaaaaacaattataaagagAAGATCTTGGAGTTGGAAACGGATCTCCTTGACACGAGAAAGAAAGTTAGCAATTTTGAAGAAAGATTACGGAAAAGCAGCGACAGTACAGTTAATTCTAAGAATGAGTTGGAGAAGGAACTTTCTCATTACAAGGATTTAGTCACACAATTATCCAGGCTGAATAACTCGAAAGAAGGACGCGTGAATGAATTAGTGGTACTGGAGCAGAGGATACAACAATTCGAACATGATTTACGAAACAAGGACGAAAAACTGAACAGACtgttaaaagattataaaatgataaaagacGAAAGAGATCAGCTGGTAATAAAATTGCGAGATCAGGCCAAACAGTTTGAGCAATATGTCAAGAGTCAGAATAAAGTGTCCGCAGAATTGAATCTGTCCCCTCGCAGCACGGGTGACAACACGGACTTTCAGAAGATGAAAGAAATTACGGCAAAAGAGATGCGAGAAGAAATGGAGCAAAGAGTAGCAAAGGAGCTCCGAGAAATCGGAGAGCAGAatagaaagataaagaaagaattaGAAGGGAAGTACAAAACTACCGTATTAGAGTTGCAAAAGAAATGCAACGAGAAGGATCATGAGATGAAAATTCTGCGAGAGGGAATAACAACAGAGAAAATGAAAATGGTCAGTCGAGTTAGTCAAattgtaaagaataaattagagACCTTCAATCAAGAACTGCAAGTGCAAAAGCAGCATATCGAGAAACTGCAGATGGATTTGAAGAAAAAGGAGAATCAAATTGAAGAGGACAGAAACTACATAGCCGAGATAATGATCAAATGGGCCACTGAACTGAAAGAGAGTGAAActaaggaaagagagaaagaggaggagatACAGAAATTGAAATCTATCGAGGAAAAACTGAACGGTGAGATCAAGCAATTGTTAGATAAACAGATGCATGTGAAAGATAAATATCGAAAGGCGAAACAGACCGCGAATAATTACAAG AGTTATGCGAAGAAAAATCGGGAGTTTTTGTCGCGTGAGTGTAAACGTATCCAGGAAGGATACCAAAAAGCCATCGAAGAAGCACAACAAAATTGTCTGGCGCATGATGAGCAGTATGCCACGAAAGCCAAGAAACTTAAGCATCAGTATGCAGAAAAAGAGCAACAAATGCGACTTACACTGAAGTACAAAGATAAATGTTGA